Proteins encoded by one window of Salvia splendens isolate huo1 chromosome 14, SspV2, whole genome shotgun sequence:
- the LOC121766114 gene encoding probable methyltransferase PMT28 has protein sequence MAIGRIGPQVKRSYQSYGFFVKLSATVVLGLCFVIVWSVFSNYSVTSQRETFDDIAEPVSAKSNGKVSNSQVHSDKIVPKKEKNDSVEQRFKSGLDLGDEGKKINNGSVPLNPVKKPENGGGGGDAKLSKKDDESKTGEDEGSEVEEEEVIGEKGGNEGSDGEGDATATANADANANESVEEDANFINAEDLDQEAPEEESGGSQRVNRKASGPVFDPKKRYTWKLCNTRSKHNYIPCIDIESATGRLQGYRHRERSCPRSAVMCLVPLPHDGYRTPVRWPESKGKILYKNVEHPKLAAYIKTQDWLVESGDYLTFPQNQSVFKGGVQHYLDSIEEMVPDIELGKNIHIVLDIGCKDSSFTASLLEKGVLTLTLGLKDDLVDLAQVALERGFPAVVSPLATRRLPFPSGVFDAIHCGECSISWHSNGATKIILEMNRILRPGGYFILSTKHGSIEAEEALSTLTPSICWNILADKTDELSDIGMKIYQMPEENNIYELRRKKVPPLCKENENPDFAWYAPLKTCLHTVPEAIEQHGAEWPAEWPKRLHTFPEWMNNREKLTADSEHWKSIVNKSYLVGMDIDWSTIRNILDMKAISGGFAAALSDQNVWVMNVVPVHAPDTLPIIFERGLLGVYHDWCESFGSYPRSYDLLHADHLFSRLKNRCKQAIVIVVEMDRLLRPGGWVIIRDKVEILNPLEEILRSLHWEIRMTFAQDREGILTAQKTMWRP, from the exons atgGCAATAGGAAGAATTGGGCCCCAAGTGAAGCGCTCTTATCAGTCCTATGGTTTCTTTGTGAAGCTGTCTGCAACTGTGGTATTGGGTCTCTGCTTTGTAATTGTATGGTCTGTGTTTTCCAATTATTCTGTGACTTCTCAAAGGGAGACTTTTGATGATATTGCTGAGCCGGTTTCTGCTAAATCAAATGGGAAGGTGAGTAATTCCCAAGTTCACTCTGATAAAATAGtacccaaaaaggaaaaaaatgataGTGTGGAGCAGAGATTTAAGTCTGGATTGGATTTGGGTGATGAAGGCAAGAAAATCAATAATGGCTCCGTCCCGTTGAACCCGGTGAAGAAGCCGGaaaatggtggtggtggtggggatgCGAAGCTGTCGAAAAAGGATGATGAAAGCAAGACCGGAGAAGATGAAGGATCtgaggtggaggaggaggaggtgatTGGGGAGAAGGGTGGTAATGAAGGTAGTGATGGGGAGGGTGATGCCACTGCTACTGCCAATGCCGATGCCAATGCCAATGAATCTGTGGAAGAAGATGCTAATTTCATCAATGCGGAGGACTTGGATCAGGAAGCCCCTGAGGAGGAAAGTGGAGGTTCGCAGAGGGTGAATAGGAAGGCATCCGGTCCTGTGTTTGATCCTAAGAAACGGTACACTTGGAAGTTATGCAACACGAGGAGCAAGCATAACTACATTCCCTGTATCGACATTGAGAGTGCCACGGGGAGGTTGCAGGGTTATAGGCATCGTGAGAGGAGTTGTCCGAGATCTGCTGTAATGTGTCTCGTCCCCCTCCCTCATGATGGCTATAGGACTCCCGTGAGGTGGCCTGAGAGCAAAGGGAAG ATATTGTATAAAAACGTGGAACATCCAAAATTAGCTGCATATATTAAGACACAGGATTGGTTGGTAGAATCTGGAGACTATCTCACTTTCCCGCAGAATCAGTCTGTATTCAAGGGTGGAGTTCAGCATTATCTAGATTCGATAGAAGAG ATGGTGCCAGACATTGAATTGGGGAAAAACATTCACATTGTGCTAGATATTGGATGTAAAGATTCGAGCTTTACGGCTTCACTACTTGAGAAGGGTGTTTTGACTCTTACACTTGGCTTGAAAGATGACTTAGTGGACCTAGCACAAGTTGCTCTCGAGCGTGGTTTCCCCGCTGTTGTTAGCCCTCTTGCAACTCGGAGACTTCCATTTCCTAGTGGAGTCTTTGATGCAATTCATTGTGGCGAATGCAGTATCTCTTGGCATTCAAATG GTGCGACCAAGATTATCTTGGAGATGAATAGGATATTAAGGCCCGGAGGGTATTTCATTTTGTCAACTAAGCATGGCAGTATTGAAGCCGAAGAAG CTTTGTCCACATTGACGCCATCAATTTGTTGGAACATCCTGGCTGATAAAACTGATGAACTCAGTGACATAGGCatgaaaatatatcaaatgccagaagaaaataatatttatgaACTGAGACGGAAGAAAGTTCCGCCTCTATGCAAGGAAAACGAGAACCCAGATTTTGCATG GTATGCTCCATTAAAAACTTGCCTCCACACCGTTCCTGAAGCCATTGAACAACATGGGGCTGAGTGGCCCGCGGAATGGCCAAAGAGGCTTCATACATTTCCTGAATGGATGAACAACAGAGAGAAGTTAACTGCTGACAGTGAGCACTGGAAATCTATTGTGAACAAGTCATATCTAGTTGGAATGGATATCGATTGGTCAACCATCAGAAACATATTGGACATGAAAGCCATAAGTGGAGG ATTTGCAGCTGCACTTTCGGACCAGAATGTGTGGGTTATGAATGTGGTTCCTGTACATGCACCGGATACACTTCCCATCATTTTTGAGCGTGGGCTTCTTGGTGTGTACCACGACTGGTGTGAATCTTTTGGTTCTTATCCTCGATCTTATGACCTCCTGCATGCTGATCATCTCTTCTCGAGGCTTAAAAACAG ATGCAAGCAGGCCATAGTGATTGTTGTTGAGATGGACCGGCTTCTAAGGCCTGGTGGTTGGGTAATCATCCGTGACAAAGTAGAAATTCTCAACCCTCTCGAAGAAATTCTAAGAAGCCTGCACTGGGAGATCCGGATGACTTTTGCACAAGACCGGGAGGGCATCCTGACTGCCCAGAAGACCATGTGGCGGCCTTGA